CGCACTAGTTATCCTAACGTTCaactctctaatgcagcctagtcctaggtaaccgatctgctctgataccaaatgtaataccccgtcagaatctactaacggaatattaactcctggtcccacagtttagcggtcacgccctctatatgagacgttttcgaaaaatattcgcattaatcatgaaaacaagtcatttatttaagaaaatgtaactggaaacatttgacatcaatgactaaagtatatgaacccaaaacatcagagaaaactgtttaaatgcgaatatttgttcttgaaataaaaatagaaatcatgttggatgccgtccagttctagcagcaaacagcacataccttcaaataaagcggaagcactagctctatgtacctgagatgaaacatgcaaaacgtcaacgaaaaacgttgagtgaatctacaggtttagtagatcatttcgtaagttaggccacaagattttcttggaaaacatcataggaaaagtatacattatcatgagcacttgattataaaactttaacctttgcgtaggccgagcccacgtctttcgtttaccctatactggcgatacacctatcaagtgtacgtgtaacaactacataagcacctgtttaacgttgcggtgaggtttgtcaaacctaacggtaccgtccctataagtcgagcttataaagtaactaatataatcaagctaagagatttttgatctgaactcatatgtataatcttagtaagttacttgtgccaaacacgtaaaacatttgtaaaaagcatgcatatcatccctgtaaaaacgtagtagggactgtagactcaccttagcaaaagcactcgtaaagatcttagcaaactgtactgtagtcgaacactctcgactgaacaacgcaacctaaataagtaaatcatcttaagtatacactaataggtcaaacttagtcaaaccatagtgtacgtaaagtcctagtgctcagactgactcaacaaacatgtaaaagtcaactaatccaagcaagtcaactaaagtcaaccaaagtcaaaccaaaagtcaactcgatcaaataggtcaactaaagtcaaacatctcagtaagtcatgcaaacatggtcaacaaatcatacttaagtcatataacatgttatcgctcgtaatttagtaaatcgcattttccacatcttaaagtaaaccttcgaaaatcatacgtcgtaaagaaatacactcatagcgcatagcacataattcataaaattattatCAACTCAAGATCTTAACtagacttaaaatagattccaaaaagtccagacagggcctcatacgataaataaaagtccaatatcagaaaggctcaaattcaggttcattacagaaaattctgctcgcgcgtcagtttttaaacatttttcagaaaatatagaaaatagatttcaacgaacggccaattggtgtcatctcaagacatctcaaaatttaagtgataaaataatcataAGCATTGCTTCAGCCAATTCGTAAAGTtttgcaaaacattacagactcatcagtttttgaccatCAATCGAACATATCATTTGGACGAGCATttatctcatggcaaatcacgttctcgcaagttctcatacaaatgaaacatgtcaaggaataTATAAAGTAATATATTCCAGAAGCTCAAAGTCTAAAACAATTGCTAGTTcattctagcaatttttatgtaaacttaaaaacagattcagcattctttacgaaccaaaacttcgtttaatcatatcggaagcattacataaccttttaacgcaaatctttagtctaaattgcataaattttcacaaggaatacattaGAATAACTTTAATAAGCTAAAACAcatagcatgcaactcagaaaattcgaatttcatgcaaaccctaacgtaaacttcgattacgcatatcttgagcatacgataacgaaatcacgcaaaatcggagtctaaaattaataacttttcgatatatttctaattaaacatattacaaagtcagatcatatatcaatttaatcagatcatcaataaacaaattcatttttcaatcatacaacgttaatttcgcaatcaatcaacaactagcaatactagacaccattaattgagcactagactctaatacaccatgtaattgatcaaaaaactgaATTAATGAAATTAAGGTTAACAGTTATACCTCAAACAATCAAATTGCTTAtactatcgcgtagagaacgacgattcgAACAACGTTCGTATGCAAGCtttcttctaattttgagttttgatggCTATGGTTGGTGATCGACGACAAAGAGAGGGGAGGGGGGAAGCAATCGGCCAAAAAAATTAAAGAATGAGGGTTTCCTTAAGAGCTCTAGCCTTTTATACCTTGAGTTTAGGgcctaaattaattaaactaatgacCCACTTAATCAAACAAGTCCACTAAGGTGtccatggggggggggggggggggggtcgtCCGAATGGCCCTTCTAGGGGTGTTCGGGCTCGTTTTGCTTAACTCTTGgtacgcgcgtggttcgtttcgagtgccgttaacagtaccgggtctccggaacgttaactagtcgttgaaacgcaatcaccgagtttaattcattaaataaataataaattaaaaataattttcttaaagtcaataattattgaaaataattattgtgtcgtttttctgagttccgtaaactgaaaagtcttctagacgataaacttaatcgtaacgttttctagttctttcgctatccgaaataaatcgtaaattaatatattaatataacatattaattcaaacatttctctactaagtatgtatttaatttaattaaacacacaagtctaagtaaccaccgttaaatacttaacggacaactaacgatagtaaacggaaaaagtcgggttgttacactctCCAAACAAaaacttctattttttttttttatgtactaGACAATTACGTTGAGTTTCTTCACTCCCAAATGAATTAGCCACTGATCTTCGATAACTTAAGACATTTTTTTTGACAGTGAGTTGCCTGGACGTTGATAATGACCATGACCATTAATCCAGTTTGCTAGCGTTGATATTAATACATGCACACAATTCAGTTCATTCCGCAAGTTATGACCTTGTACGACTCGTCGGATCTCTCGCCCAATCCCACATAAAACTTCGACATGTTTCATCAAAAATAACATCGTCTATTAAGAACTTCAATAATTAGGGTTCTTACCAACTAGAGTGAAAATGAAGATGACGAGGATGATGACTTTCACAGAATGCCTCCTTTTTCACTAGATAAAACACCAAAGCACTTCACAATGGCTTTAATTCTCCAAAAATCCTAGTCTCCCCCCTCTAATATCTCTTACTAAGAATGAAGATAGTTATCAAGATAATTCTAGATGACAAATGACTTCTTCATCAGATTTTTGGGATTAAATTCATTGACCACTTTACACATACAACCCTTCCAAGTTTTTCAATATAAAAAGCAACCATGTTGCGCATAGGGTCAGATGCAACGCATCTGGTTCCTTTTCAGCTTTTTACGCTTTGTGTTGTTAGTCCTTTTCTTGACGAAGGACAACGaaactgaaactgaacttgttttaatATAACACCCAACCCTTCGATCACaagatattaataatataataataataaaataatacctcGGGTTTTAAGGTGTTACAACCGAATCACACCGAATTTCCTTGCCGAACGATTGTCAAATTTGTAAGATAAAACGTTAGAAGCCTCATTACCGATCAAAGTTGTCGATGAAGGAGCTTGCAATCCATGATTTGCAAGACCTTGAAAGAAACCATGCTCTTTAACCCTGTGTCAATCTCCCCATCTTCAACTCGACGTGTGAACTCACCATCCATCTTTGACTTTTTATTCTTGCTCATCTTCTCTATAATAACCGCGATACCGATACCACCACCACTCGAACCTCCAAAATAATCCTCAACTGGGGCTTCCCTGAAAAGATCTTGGGCCGCCTCCCCAAAATCAATATCAAACTCATTATCCCTTAAACAAAACGAATCTTCTAAACCTGCCTTTTGCTTCATCTTATTTGAATTCTTGTCGCCCAAAATCACGAGATCCCAATATTTTTCGAAAAGAATAAATCACTCACAACAAAAACCTTTACACGCACCATCCGAACACGCAACAATACAATGTACCGAAACATTTCAAATCATTGTAATATCTGATACCCCCATACCCATTTTTTTATAACAAAAATCAATCGCCTCCCTAAAATTGATAACAACACAAACAATTAACCAAACTATATCCCCTTTCTTTTTGTCAATCTCTCTTCTTTCACCACTTTTTCACCAAAATTCGATATTCTTCTTCAATTTttgtttattcttcttcttcttcttcttcttgtgcaCTATCAGTTTGCGATTTCACACCTAAACTTCGGATCCGGTGACTATCACGTGTTAATTTGGGTTAACTTCgtcaatcatcatcatcagtatctgaGTTTATCAATCAATCAATTTATTCAATAATTAGATTAATTAGAAATGGGAAACGTAAATGGTAGAGAAGATGGTGGTGGTGATAGCACATCATCAATTGGTAACGATGCAAATGGTCAAGATATTGGCCGTACAACTACCGGAGGTGGTGGTGTTGTTGATGACGCTGAATTTATGGCCCACTCGCCACCTCCAAGCCCTAGGGTTTCTGGTTCTCCATTGATGTTTACTCCTCAGGTATATTCAAAACCCTAATGCTAATACATCAGCCATTGTATCCTAGATCTGTTATTACTTTCGTTCTTTGATACATGTATGTGTGGAGTAGATCCATTAATTGTTGAATATTGTATCATGATTGATTGATTAAATTCAGTGTTAAATCAGGTCTTGCTGAATACTGTATTATCACAGTACTCACTATGTATTATGATTGATTGATTGCATGTGGTGAATGTATTTTGATTAATTTAAAGTAATTCTACAACAATTGAAACCCTAGCTACCTTTATGTTTATGTGTACTATGGGATTTAATTCCCTTTAGTAATTTATGTTTTGTATGTTTAAAGAAGTGAAGTGAATTCTATCTTCTGAAAACTGCATTTTTTTGTTCATTGTTCAAACGCCTAAGATTCTCGAAAGTTCTGTAGCTTATGTTTAAGTAATCTGATATTTTTAACTTTTATATAACTTTATAAGGAATAAGGAATAAGGTATGTAGTGGCTTTTTTTTAATTCTATTTTTTTTCTCATCTGAAATTGATTGCCATGACAAGATATCCGTTTGCTTTAATTGACTTTTCTTGAAAAAACCAAATCTTCTATCCAATTTTTTAAAAAGGCTTATTAATTAGAGGAATGAACAACTTTCATTTGCATGTAGCTGGAGTTACTGTCCCACACGCCTTATACTTGTTAGTTATTCAAAGAGCCAATATGAAATTTGGAAAAGTTTGTGTACTTGGGTTCAATGGGAATTACATTTTAGGAAGAAGTCGTTATGTTTTTCGTGTTATTCAGGTACCTGTAGCGCCTTTAGAAAGACCGGATGAGATGCAGCCGAGCAATTCATGGATGCACACCTCCGCCAGCTACGAGGAGATGACGACCGAACAAGGAATTCCAACAATGATTATATGGAGCTACGATGGAAATGAAGTTGCTGTGGAAGGCTCATGGGATAATTGGAAAACAAGGTAAAAAGACCTGTCTATTTGTGATTtttattctaatattgatgattaaCTCTTGCTTTAGATTTAAAGGAATACGTTATCCGTTTTTTGAATCTTTGATTCTGTGTTATTGAACAGGAAGCCGTTGCAGAGATCAGGAAAAGATTttatgatattaaaagttctcccGTCGGGTGTGTACCAATATAGATTTGTTGTTGATGGTCAATGGAGGTATTCACCTGATGTGCCATGGACACAGGATGAAGGAGGCAATACTTACAACATCTTAGATTTGCAGGTAGTATTTTTTATCCATTATAGTTTAGTTTCTTACATTAAAGtacaattatttatttattattatagataGATCCTGGTTCACTTTCGACTACTAGCCTGGGTTCTTTTCACAACTTCAAGTGTTGCTAGGAGTCATATTTTTTTATGTTAAGTATGCTTTGGTTTCAGACTGATACAAAGTTGCTAGGAATCTTGTTTTATAATGAACAGCTAACTTCGATTGAGGGACATATTGATTTTTTTATTAAGAATTATTTCCATTCCAATGTGTCTTACTGGTTCTTATGCACATGGGTAGCTTAACTATTTAGAACTCTTTTTGAAAAGGGCAAATCTGTACCCTATACCACTTATCATGTACAATTCAAATACTAAATACACATTGTCTTAAGTGAGACTTTAAATTCAGACCCCTAGTTGGCGGGTTACTTCCTTAACGTTAAGCTTGGCCGTTTGGTTATAGAAGGCCACTTAAGTACTTGATAGGCTATATTCTCCAACATTGATTTTTGAGGTATTTTCTAATGCATTTTAAAGCTGAAATAGTGTCCACATTTTAAGAGCCAAAATTACAAATCTACTCCTTGTACCATCTTAAATGTACAATGCTATTTAACATCTTATTCATTgcttaaatttatatatttagaacTATGAAGTGGTCTCTATTAGATTGATCATGTCATGTCATGTCATGTCATGTCATGTCATGTCATGTCATGTCATGTCATGTCATGTCATGTCATACTATATGTTGTTCCAGTTTCTTATATcttttgtttttgcattaaagtagTCTGTGTGCTGTTGGATGTGTTCTTTTGTCCTTCAGTAGTACTAGGTAATGTATATTTCTATATACCAGGAAGTAGTCTTTAACGCAATTCATTTATAATTATATGTTAAAAAAACCATTTGTAAGTGTATTAAACATTTAAACTCTActatgtttcaatatatgttttacTCTTTCGCTTCTAGCATATTTAATGTGACCTCGCTATAAACTGCAGATTACATAGTATTTTCTTCTATGTAATTCTATAATACATCCTTTGAACCCTGGTAACGCACTAGAAATGGTTATTCTTGGACCATATATTTATAACCGGTATGACTGATCAATTGAAGATGCCAATGACGCGTACCTCAGTTAGTAATGGGTGGGGGCTTCTTTACCTCAAAATGCACATGGTCAAGGGTTCAATCACACAAAGGGTGTTGGTGGATTAAGACATTATAGTAGATTGTAGTTGACGTATCTAAAGATCTGAACATTCTATTAAATTTTGAATTTCTAGTTTAAATGACGAGTGCATATTT
This genomic window from Rutidosis leptorrhynchoides isolate AG116_Rl617_1_P2 chromosome 2, CSIRO_AGI_Rlap_v1, whole genome shotgun sequence contains:
- the LOC139892691 gene encoding SNF1-related protein kinase regulatory subunit beta-2-like translates to MGNVNGREDGGGDSTSSIGNDANGQDIGRTTTGGGGVVDDAEFMAHSPPPSPRVSGSPLMFTPQVPVAPLERPDEMQPSNSWMHTSASYEEMTTEQGIPTMIIWSYDGNEVAVEGSWDNWKTRKPLQRSGKDFMILKVLPSGVYQYRFVVDGQWRYSPDVPWTQDEGGNTYNILDLQEYVPEDIESISGFEPPQSPDSSYNNLQLSLEDYAKEPPLVPPHLQMTLLNTPSPHMEIPPPSSRPQHVVINHLYMQKGKSSDSVVALGSTHRFLSKYVTVVLYKSIHQ